In the genome of Candidatus Hydrogenedentota bacterium, one region contains:
- a CDS encoding ABC transporter substrate-binding protein produces MRAAIAIIGVILIFGGSFFLKQGTLSEETAAPDAAFHCGRIVSMSPGITESLFALGLGDKVVGVTRYCNYPPAALDCMRIGGFLDPNYELLVALRPDMILLTPFHRTLQPVLDRLGLRHQVISQDTMDAIRSSYEELGALCDCNDSAQRLVSDMDAHITEAAQHGAARPRLRVLMVTGRESASGSLKQIYAISSGSFLSDLLTIVGGDNCVEGQWAEYPAISAEGILELDPDLIIEFGQEDSEAAHADALQAWQSLGVLEAVLRGRVYYLGGAQYTIPGPRLIETLDALERCFNEDEKAMIL; encoded by the coding sequence ATGCGTGCAGCAATAGCCATCATCGGGGTCATCCTTATATTTGGCGGCAGCTTTTTCTTAAAACAAGGAACGCTGTCCGAGGAGACTGCAGCTCCAGACGCTGCCTTTCATTGCGGGCGCATTGTATCCATGTCGCCGGGCATAACCGAAAGCTTGTTTGCTTTAGGCTTAGGTGATAAGGTGGTGGGCGTGACCCGTTATTGCAACTATCCTCCGGCGGCGCTGGACTGTATGCGCATCGGCGGTTTCTTGGATCCCAATTATGAACTCCTTGTTGCGTTGCGCCCTGATATGATCTTGTTGACGCCTTTCCACAGAACGCTTCAGCCCGTTTTGGACCGCTTAGGCTTGCGCCATCAGGTGATCAGCCAAGATACGATGGACGCTATTCGAAGCAGTTACGAAGAATTGGGGGCACTCTGTGATTGTAATGATTCTGCACAGCGCCTCGTATCCGATATGGACGCCCATATTACGGAGGCGGCACAGCATGGTGCGGCTCGTCCGCGTCTGCGTGTGTTGATGGTAACAGGGCGCGAAAGCGCTTCGGGAAGTTTGAAACAAATTTATGCCATTAGTTCCGGTTCTTTTCTCAGCGATTTGTTGACCATCGTTGGCGGTGACAATTGTGTTGAAGGGCAATGGGCGGAATATCCGGCTATTTCCGCTGAAGGAATTTTAGAATTGGATCCGGATCTGATCATAGAATTTGGGCAGGAAGATTCTGAAGCGGCCCATGCTGATGCCTTGCAAGCCTGGCAATCTCTCGGGGTTTTGGAGGCGGTGCTCCGCGGGCGTGTGTATTATTTAGGCGGCGCACAATATACGATTCCCGGTCCTCGGCTCATAGAGACCTTGGACGCCTTAGAACGTTGTTTTAATGAAGACGAAAAAGCGATGATTCTATGA